Below is a window of Lacibacter sp. H407 DNA.
TCTTTCGGCATATAACCTGCAGGGCAAGTGATGGCAATGGTATCGCCTTTTTTTAAGTAGGGGGGCTGTTTCATCATAAAAAACTATTTTACGCTAAATTTTAAGAATGGTTTATTCGTTTTTACGGTTTGTCGCTGTGCCACTTGCTTTCATCGGTTGGATCTTGTTTCAGTTATTTGTAAAGAAAAAGCGTTTACGTGATTTACAAAATGATATTTTGACCATCGCTGCATTTCTTTTGATCTGGGTCTTGTTGATTTGGTTTGTCAGGTCATAGTTCCTGTAACAAGCTTCCTGTGTTTGATACAGTGAGTTTATGTTTTACGCCACATTTCAATGCGTAATTATTTTTCTGATGCCCAACAGGAAAATCAAAACAAACAGGATAAGTACAACCCGCTATTTTTTCCATTACGATCTCGTACAGATTCTTGCCAAATTCTTCGGCGGCATCTTCGCTTGCTTTGATCTTAAATCCACCAACGATCAATCCGGCTAAATGATCAAGCTTATCGCTACGTTTTAAATTCCAGAACATCCGGTCGATGCTGTACAGATATTCACCGGTATCTTCTACAAACAGAATTTTGTTGGTGGTGCGCAGATCGCTTTTACTTCCTGCCAGCGATTCGAGTGTTTTTAAATTTCCACCCACCAATGTTCCTGTTGCGGTTCCCGCCCGGTTCTTTTCATTTGCAGGAGCTGTATATTTCATTTCAACTCCTTTTAATGCATCACGGATAGAAAGAATGGTTTCTATTTGAATTGGTTCTGCTTTACTCCAATCATCAGGAAAACTGTTGCACATTTTTGAATGAATGGATGCAATACCGTAGTTGCGGTTAAGATGGCTATGTAGTACCGTAATATCGCTGAAGCCGATCATCCACTTAGGATGTATTTTCATTTTAGAAAAATCGAGCTGGTCAACAATGCGTACAAAACCATAACCTCCTCTTGCACAAAGAATGGCTTTTACAGTGGGGTCATCGATCAACTGTTGAAAATCTGCTCTTCGTTCATCATCTGTTCCGCCAAACGTGAATTCCCGTTTGCCGATGCTGCTGCCGATCTTTACTTTGAACCCCCAGCTTTCAATTTGCTGAATGGCGGGTTGAATTTCTTTCTCGGTAATATAGCCGGCCGGTGAAGTTATGCCAATGATATCACCTGCTTTCAAATAATGCGGTACAATGGAAGCAGCTTCTGACTCCTGATCCAAACGTGATGCAACAGACGGCAATCCGGCACCTGCCACAAATAACGACGAAACAAATTGCTGACGGTTCATCCTTAAAAATAAGAAATACTCATAAGGCAGAAAGGTTATAAATTCATAGAGTAAAAAATATACCATGCGTTTACTGCTTGCATTTGTTGCTCTTTTGTTTGTCGGAATCGTATCTGCACAAACTTCCGTTTCATTTGAAAAGAAAGAATACAATTTTGCCGACGAAAAAGTGCTTCCTTATCGTATACTCTACCCGGAGAATTATGATAAAACAAAGAAGTATCCGCTTGTGCTGTTTCTGCATGGGGCAGGGGAACGGGGTAATGATAATGAGAAGCAATTAGTACATGGTTCAAAACTCTTTCTTGATGCAGAGAATCGGAAAAAGTTTCCGGCTATTGTGATCTTCCCACAATGTCCTGCCAATTCTTTTTGGGCATCGATAAAGATTGATACATCAGTGAAGCCACGTGTACTCGCATTCGACTACACGGGTGAAGCAAACTGGCCTTTAACTGCTGCCAATGAATTAGTACATAAAATAGCCAGTGAAGAAGCCGTTGATAATCGACGCATCTATGTTGCAGGATTATCCATGGGTGGTATGGGTACGTTTGAAGCGGTGTATCGTAATCCAACATTATATGCAGCAGCATTGCCGATCTGTGGCGGTGCTGACTTGAACAGTTACAGCAATTGGACGGGCAAAACTCCTTTCTGGATTTTTCATGGCGATGCAGACCCGGTTGTGAATGTAAAATTGTCGAGAGACGCACATGAAAAACTGAAGTCCATCAAAGCAAAGGTAAAATACACAGAATATCCCGGTGTAAATCACAACAGTTGGGATAGTGCATTTGCCGAATCTGATTTTCTTAAATGGATGTTTGGGCAGAAACGAAAAAAATAATTGAATTTATCCGATAAACGATGCCAACCCATGGGTTGGCATCGCCGTTTCAGCATGTTTGGGTAATGAAGCTGTTTATGGTACTTTTGCAATCCCCTGCTGTGAGGCTTCGGCGCATAGAATTACAAAGCGTACAAGTGAGTGACACAACAGGCGATGAACAGAAATACTAAAGATGATTACAAAATGAGTTTACCGAAAAGATATTTAATTACTAGTGCGCTCCCTTATGCCAACGGTTTAAAGCATGTGGGTCATTTGGCCGGTGCTTATATCCCGGCAGATATTTATGCCCGTTACTTGCGTGCACAAAAAAGAGATGTGGTGTTTGTTTGCGGAAGTGATGAGCATGGAACTGCTATTCCTATTCAGGCAACAAAAGAAGGTACAACGCCGAGAGCCATTATTGATAAATACCACGAAGCCATGAAACAGGATTTTGAAGACCTGAACATGAGCTTTGATATTTATCACCGCACCAGCGAGCCCATTCATCATGAAACAGCGCAGGAGTTTTTTACATACCTGCATGAACGTGGTGAACTGGAAACAAAAGAAACGGAACAGTATTTCGACGAAGAGGCAAAAACATTTTTGGCCGATCGTTATATAAAAGGTACTTGTCCGAATTGTGGCAGCGATCGTGCATTTGGTGATCAGTGTGAAAATTGCGGACGTACATTAAGTCCGGATGAATTGATCAACCCCGTAAGTACACTCAGCGGTAAAGCGCCTATCAAAAAGAAAACATCGCATTGGTATTTGCCATTGGGCAAACACGAAGAGTTTTTGCGTGAGTGGATTTTAAAAGAACATAAAGATGATTGGCGTGCAACCGTAGTAGGGCAGTGTAAAAGCTGGATCGAAGGTGGGTTGCAATCAAGAGCTGTTACAAGAGATCTTGATTGGGGAATTAAAGTGCCGTTGAAAGATGCAGAAGGTAAAGTGCTTTATGTTTGGTTTGACGCTCCGATTGGTTATGTAAGTGCAACCAAGCAATGGGCCATCGATAACAACAAAGATTGGGAACCATATTGGTACGACAAGGATACAAAGCTTGTTCAGTTTATCGGAAAGGATAATATCGTATTTCATTGCATCATTTTCCCGATCATGTTGAAGTTGCATGGAAATATTCTGCCAACAAATGTTCCGGCCAATGAGTTCTTAAATCTTGAAGGCGATAAAATGAGTACCAGCCGCAACTGGAAACTCGACATGCGTGATTACATCAACGATTTCGTGAAGAAAGAAAATGGTGGTGGGCAGGCGGTTGATATGCTTCGTTATTACTTAACACAAATTGCTCCTGAAACAAAAGACAGTGAGTTTATGTGGAAAGGTTTTCAGGATGCTGTGAACAGTGAACTGGGAAACATCTTCGGCAACTTTGTAAACCGAACTTGGGTGTTGATGCATAAACTTTGCGGTAGTAAAGTGCCGAAGCTTCATGAAGATGTGTTGGTGGAAGATGATAGATGGATCATCAGTGAAATCGAAAGTGCAAAAGCGAAAGTTGAAAATTTATTAGAAGAGTATAAGTTTCGTGAAGCGTTGTTTGAAGTGATCGATCTAAGTCGTAAGGGTAATCAGTAC
It encodes the following:
- a CDS encoding S66 peptidase family protein → MVYFLLYEFITFLPYEYFLFLRMNRQQFVSSLFVAGAGLPSVASRLDQESEAASIVPHYLKAGDIIGITSPAGYITEKEIQPAIQQIESWGFKVKIGSSIGKREFTFGGTDDERRADFQQLIDDPTVKAILCARGGYGFVRIVDQLDFSKMKIHPKWMIGFSDITVLHSHLNRNYGIASIHSKMCNSFPDDWSKAEPIQIETILSIRDALKGVEMKYTAPANEKNRAGTATGTLVGGNLKTLESLAGSKSDLRTTNKILFVEDTGEYLYSIDRMFWNLKRSDKLDHLAGLIVGGFKIKASEDAAEEFGKNLYEIVMEKIAGCTYPVCFDFPVGHQKNNYALKCGVKHKLTVSNTGSLLQEL
- a CDS encoding carboxylesterase family protein is translated as MRLLLAFVALLFVGIVSAQTSVSFEKKEYNFADEKVLPYRILYPENYDKTKKYPLVLFLHGAGERGNDNEKQLVHGSKLFLDAENRKKFPAIVIFPQCPANSFWASIKIDTSVKPRVLAFDYTGEANWPLTAANELVHKIASEEAVDNRRIYVAGLSMGGMGTFEAVYRNPTLYAAALPICGGADLNSYSNWTGKTPFWIFHGDADPVVNVKLSRDAHEKLKSIKAKVKYTEYPGVNHNSWDSAFAESDFLKWMFGQKRKK
- the metG gene encoding methionine--tRNA ligase, encoding MNRNTKDDYKMSLPKRYLITSALPYANGLKHVGHLAGAYIPADIYARYLRAQKRDVVFVCGSDEHGTAIPIQATKEGTTPRAIIDKYHEAMKQDFEDLNMSFDIYHRTSEPIHHETAQEFFTYLHERGELETKETEQYFDEEAKTFLADRYIKGTCPNCGSDRAFGDQCENCGRTLSPDELINPVSTLSGKAPIKKKTSHWYLPLGKHEEFLREWILKEHKDDWRATVVGQCKSWIEGGLQSRAVTRDLDWGIKVPLKDAEGKVLYVWFDAPIGYVSATKQWAIDNNKDWEPYWYDKDTKLVQFIGKDNIVFHCIIFPIMLKLHGNILPTNVPANEFLNLEGDKMSTSRNWKLDMRDYINDFVKKENGGGQAVDMLRYYLTQIAPETKDSEFMWKGFQDAVNSELGNIFGNFVNRTWVLMHKLCGSKVPKLHEDVLVEDDRWIISEIESAKAKVENLLEEYKFREALFEVIDLSRKGNQYMQKKEPWIVAKKLAEDPEAQKSIDNTMHLCLQLSANLAILINPFLPNTAKKMLGMMKVVEKMLDWENAGKVKLLSVGYTMRAPELLFRKIEDDEIKYQVEKLKSGLIKPETTTNKVEEVKSEVANLKSEIQFDDFAKIDLKVGTIVTAEKVEKADKLLKLSVDLGFETRTIVSGIALHFAPEDIVGKQVVVVANLAPRKMRGIESNGMILMAEDKEGKLHFVKPETVINPGAGVS